A part of Antechinus flavipes isolate AdamAnt ecotype Samford, QLD, Australia chromosome 6, AdamAnt_v2, whole genome shotgun sequence genomic DNA contains:
- the LOC127541032 gene encoding serum amyloid A protein-like, translating into MKLITVILLFSVVHCVQSKSWFRDCAGALKQIVQGIRDIWRFLGDLRRGNLKNLDTYFHARGSSDAAQSGPAGEAKAISDGRELQFGSSGKDSKADQFVNEWGRSGKDSKRFRPAGLDPKY; encoded by the exons ATGAAGCTCATCACCGTCATCCTCCTCTTCTCTGTGGTTCACTGTGTTCAGAGCAAAAGTTGGTTCAGAGATTGTGCAGGTGCGCTAAAGCAGATTGTTCAAG GTATTAGGGACATATGGAGGTTTCTTGGTGACTTGCGTAGAGGGAACTTGAAAAATTTAGACACATACTTTCATGCTCGTGGGAGCTCTGATGCTGCGCAGAGCGGACCTGCTGGGGAAGCCAAAGCGATCAG TGATGGCAGAGAATTGCAATTTGGCAGCAGTGGCAAAGACTCTAAAGCAGACCAATTTGTAAATGAATGGGGCAGGAGTGGCAAAGACTCCAAACGGTTCAGGCCGGCTGGTCTGGACCCCAAATACTGA